TTACTGTCGCGACGTGGTTGAAGGTACCTCAGAAGTTTGAACGCAGCGTCGTGTTTCATCGTTCACGAGCGTGGACGGATGCGGCCAGTCGCGGTTACGAATTGCTGATCGAAGATGGCAAACTTAGCGCGGCACTGATTCACTTCTGGCCAGGTAACGCCATTCGAATTGTCGCGAAGAACGAGCTGCCGATTAACGAATGGGTTCATGTTGCGATCACGTACGATGGTTCCAGCAAGGCGGCCGGGCTAGAAATTTGGGTGAATGGGCAGGCCATCGAAACGGAGGTCGTGCGAGACAAGCTGTACAAAAACATCACAGGCGGTGGTGGCGATAACATCAATATCGGCGAACGCTTCCGCGATAAGGGCTTCGCGAAGGGGCAGGTTGACGACTTCAAAGTGTTCGACCGGGAACTCACGGCGCTGGAAGTGCAGCATCTGTTTACCGGTCAAGCAGCTAGTGAAGCGTTGTCTGCAGCTGTTGATTCGGCCACTCCTGCGGAGCCCGAACTTGTGCGATTTGCCATGGCGGTGTCGGACCCCGTCTACAAAGGACGACTCAATAATTTGCAATCGGCTCGCGAAGCTTTCGCCAAACTGCAGGACAGCGTTCAGGAAATCATGGCAATGAACGAATTGCCAACACCTCGACAGGCATACGTGCTGACTCGAGGCGCCTACGATGCTCATGGTGACCCGGTATCGTCGGATGTGCCTGCCGCGTTGCCGCCGCGAAGAGAAAACATGCCGCCGAATCGATTAGGCTTAGCAAGATGGCTCACGTCGGACGAACATCCGCTGACTGCGCGAGTTGCCGTTAACCGCTTTTGGCAGGCGTGCTTTGGGAACGGCCTGGTCCGCACTCCGGAAGACTTCGGCAGTCAGGGAATGGCGCCAACGCATCCCGAGCTTTTGGATTGGTTGGCGGACGATTTTCGTCGCCACGGTTGGGACGTAAAGCGTCTGTTGAAGCAGATGTTGATGTCAGCCACGTACCAGCAAAGCAGCGACGTTGACGCGGAGCAGCACCGCAAGGATCCGGAAAACCTGTTGCTGTCGCATGCACCCGTGTATCGGCTGACAGCGGAAATGCTGCGAGACAACGCTCTGGCCTCCAGTGGACTATTAAAGAATCAGCTCGGCGGCGCTCCAGTGCGGCCGTACGAATTGGCAGCGTCGTTCAAGCCTTCGACTCCCGACAAAGGGGCTGGCTTGTATCGCCGCAGCCTGTACACGTACTGGAAACGAACCGCGCCCGCTCCGATGATGATGACGCTGGACGCGAACAAGCGTGAAGTTTGTCGAGTCAAACGAGAACGCACGGCGTCGCCGCTGCAGTCATTGGTCGTCATGAACGGGCCTCAGTTTGTCGAAGCAGCCCGCGCACTGGCAGACACGCTGATGCAGAAGCACGATGACGACAATAATGCAATTTTGACGGACATGTTCCGCCGCCTTACGAGTCGTCAACCGTCAGATCACGAACGCGACGTCCTGCTGCAATTGCAGAAGTCGCAACAGGCTCATTTCGCCAACAACGCGGAAGAGGCGGACAAATATCTGTCCGTCGGCGACGCAAAACCTACTTCGATAGACAAAGCTCGACTGGCCGCGTGGGCCAGTGTGGCCAATACTCTGTATGCCTTTGACGAATGCATGATGAAACGATGAATAATCTGTCAACAAACCTTTGCACCGGATTCGCCAATGGCCGTTCCATGTCGCGCCGCGACGTGCTGCAGAACTTCGGCATGGGACTGGGGGGTATCGCGCTGGCAGATATGCTGACGTCGCAGGCTGGCGGGTCGGAGACGGCGACCAACGTTCAGTTGCCGCGGAAAGCCAAGCGAGTCATCTACTTATTCCAGAGTGGCGGGCCGTCACAAATGGATCTGTACGATTACAAGCCGTTGCTGAATCAGAAGCAGGGTGAAGAGCTTCCGGAAGAAGTCAGGAAAGGGCAGCGTCTAACGGGGATGAGCGGCAATCAGTCGTCGTTGCCGCTGGTTGGGTCGCCTTTCAAATTTGAGCAGCATGGTGACAGCGGTGCATGGTTCAGTGACCGGCTGCCTCACCTTGCGGAGATCGCCGACGATCTGTGCTTTGTGAAGTCTATGCACACTCCGGCGATCAACCACGGCCCCGGCGTGACGTTTATGCAAACGGGTAGTCAGTTTCCCGGTCGGCCCAGCATGGGAGCCTGGCTGGACTACGGTTTGGGCACCGAGAATAACAATCTGCCTTCGTTTGTTGTGATGGTCACGAAGGATAAAGGCGGCCAGCCGCTGGTGTCTCGCCTGTGGGGCAGCGGCTTTCTGCCGTCACGTCATCAAGGCGTTCGGTTCCGAGCGGGCGACGAACCGGTGCTGTATGTCAACAACCCGGCGGGCCTGAGTTCCGGCAGCAAACGAAGAATGCTGGACGCGCTGAACGAACTGCACACAGCTCAAACCGCCAACCGAGTGGACCCGGTCCTGGAAACAGAGATCGCTCAACACGAACTCGCGTTTCGCATGCAGACATCGATTCCTCAAGTGACCGACGTGTCGTCCGAGCCGGACCACATTTTCAAGATGTATGGCGACGACGCGAAGACGCCCGGAACGTTCGCCGCCAACTGTCTGTTGGCTCGACGACTGTGCGAACAGGGAGTGCGTTTTATTCAGTTGTACCATCCGGGCTGGGACCAGCATGGCGGACTGCCCGGCGGAATCAGCAATCAGTGCAAACAAACCGATCAGGCATCGGCCGCGTTGGTGATGGATCTCAAACATCGAGGCCTTCTGGACGACACGCTGGTGTTTTGGGGCGGTGAATTCGGCCGCACAAATTATTGTCAGGGCCACTTATCGAAGAACTTTGGCCGTGATCATCATCCTCGCTGCTTCACCATGTGGTTCGCAGGCGGCGGCATCCGTCCCGGGACAACATACGGCGAAACTGACGACTGGTGCTACAACGTGGCAACGAACCCAGTATCCGTTCACGACCTACACGCGACGTTGCTGCATTTGCTGGGCATCGACCACAAAAAGCTAACCTACCGCTATCAGGGCCGCCGCTTCAGACTGACGGACGTGCACGGCGAAGTGATTGAAGACGTGCTCGCGTAGAAACAGTCTGATGAACGGTGCCGGTTGTATCTCAACACCGCACCGATTTCGTGGGTGGCTCGGTAGTTTGATGCTGAACCACAGCCACACGCAAGTTTGCAACAAGCCGGGCTCGTCGCGATCAGTAGATCCTGTTGCTTTTCTGCTTCACGCGCCTCACGACGGCTTAGCAGAGTTGGCTTCGGTATCGATTGGCAGTACGGCGATAAAGCGATTGCCGGTGTCCAGGGTTTCCTGAGTCAGGATGCCATTATGCATTCGGACAATTTGCCAGCAGTGACACAGGCCGAAACCCAGGCCGCGTCCCGCCTGGCGGCCGGAATAGAACGGATCAAACAGATGTCGACGGATTTCCACCGGGATCTCAGGCCCATTGTCCGTCACAGAAACGCTGGCCGCGTAGGACGCTTCACGCCGAATTTCCACCGTCACGTGACCACCGCCTTCAAGATTCTGCACGGCCTCACAAGCGTTGCGGATGAGGTGTGCAATTAGCGTTGAAAGCTGAGCCTGGTCGCCGAAGGCCAGAATGTCTTCGTGAGAGGCCGTTACCGTGATGATGCGACCGAATGTTGCATTCAGGTTGGATACGATTTTCTTCGTGATGCCGACCAGACCGCACTGAGAAAATTCAGGCTGTGGCGGGCGAGCGAACAGCATGGTGTCGCCGATCATGTCGCGGATTCGCCAGGCCTGAGCTCCGATGGTTTCGAGCGCCTGCCGATGGTCGGCTCGATCTTCACGTTTCAGCAGCAGCTGAGTCTGGCCGATAATGCTGCCCAGCGGGTTGTTGATTTCATGGCCGGCACCGGCAGCGAACTCCGCCATGGCTTCCATGTGTTCGGGATTCGCGAAGGACGTGATCGGCGTCGTCCAGCGAGACAGCAGCTTGCGGCTAAGATCCTGGATTAATTCGATGCGTTCTTCGTCAACGGTCGCTTCGTCGACATTCACCAGCACCACCGAAAAGTGTTCCGGCCAGCACAGGATCAGGTTCGGATCTTCAATCGAACACGGACCGCCCTTTGAGTACAGCCGCTCCGGCCGCATCAGCATGGCGAAACCGGCGGTCTCACGCCCAACGTAGATCGTCAGGTGACTGTCTTCGCGCTGGCCATGAGCCACGATGCAGGAGGTCGTGGAATCGAAAACGGCCACAGAAACGCGGTCGGCTCCGACGAAATTCATCCACGCCGCCGCGCAGGCCAGCGCGGCGTCTTCAGCGGTCGAAGGAGAGACCAGAGCCTGCAGGATCTCCAGATCCCAGTCTTCCTGGTCACTGTCATCCGGCCCTGTGAACGAGCTTCGATTGTTGGCGCTCATACAAGCCGGACTCGACACATACCTAAATAAAAACAGCGGTCACCCCAAGGCGACCGCTGGAAAATCCGTACTGCTTCTGTACCAAATCCTATGCCGTCAGTTGCTCGATGTCCAGCAGACGACAGATCCGCTCGATCAACGCATCGACCTCAAACGGCTTCTGCATGAAATGATCGGCTCCGGAATCCTTCAGGTCCTGGATCTTGTCCTGTTCAACCATTCCACTGATGCAAATGATACGGACGTCATCCAATGCTGAATCGCTGCGGACTCGCTGACACACTTCTTTACCGTTGATGTCCGGCAGCATCACATCCAGAACGATAATGTCCGGATGATACTCTTTTACCATCATGCCCGCGTCAAAGCCGTTGTTGGCCATTCGCGTTTCGAACCGACCGTCCGCCTCAAGGGCGTCGACGATCAATTCCACCAATTCTTCATCGTCGTCCACAATCAGCGCCTTGCGTTTACCGCTTTCCAGCGCGTCTGTGGGGATCCCGTTATCCTTCATAAACTTATAAAGAATGTCGCGAGGAATGCGACGAAAACGAGAACCTGGTACCCGAAATCCTTTGAGCTGACCGGAGTCAAAGCAGCGAATAATAGTCTGCTGGCTTACCTTGCAGATTTTCGCGGCTTCTCCTGTCGTAAAGACTGTCTTCATGCTTCACAATCCGTTCTGTGATGAGCGATGACCTGCCTTGCGGCAGTTGTGCAAATCCGACCCCGGTCGGATACCATCCGTGTATCGCCAGGAACAAAAAAAGTTCGACCCAAAGTAACAGCTAGTCCAACACCCGGACGTCACTGCTCGTGTGGACAATCAAACTGTCGAACCTCGCCAGACCAACTGACTCATGGTAGTCCCCCTAGCTTTCTTGTTCCTCAACACCGCCGATTGTATCTAAACCGGGAAGTCGGTCAACGGCAGTTTGGTGCTGTAGTCCACCCGGTTTAACTCACTTGCAGAAACTGCTGAAAGTCGCCCATTTGGAGTTTGGCAAGACGGGCAGCTTCGGCGATTCCCGCGTCTGGGGCGAACCTCAACCGCTTTCTGTAAAACAGGTTACGGCGAGACCGAAGTCGCACGGTCGGACGGGTCGCTGTTCTTCAGATACATCATCAAAACTGCGATGTCCGCCGGAGTGATGCCGCTTACCCGGCTCGCCTGACCAACGGTGGACGGACTTATTTTGCTTAATTTCTCACGCGCTTCGTGGCGAAGTTGTGGCACGCCGGTGAATTGGAACGAATCAGGGATCCGAATACTGTCGACTTTCTGCAGCTTCGCAATTTCGCCCTCCTGCCGCCGGATATAGCCCGCATATTTGACTTCTATCTCCGCGTGCTGCGTGCAGCGTTCGGGCAGCCCCATTTCGGCAAGCTGCGGACAGTATTCTTCCAACGTGTGCCACGTTGTTTCCGGGCGACGTAACCATTCGCTCAGCGATTTGCCACGATAGCGGAGCGTTTCGACGGCAGCGAGCGCTCGCTGAACTTCGGCTTCGTACGTAAGAAAGGCCTGCTTTCGCGTTTCGTCGACGGTGCCGAGTTCGATTCCGAGTGGCGTGAGTCGCCGGTCTGCGTTGTCCTGCCTTAACAGCATCCGGTATTCGGCTCGAGACGTGAACATCCGATACGGTTCATCCACGCCTTTGGTGACGAGGTCGTCAATGAGCACTCCCAGATACGCCTGGTTTCTGTCCAGTACGAATTCGCTGCCGTCGCGGATTTTGAGAGCTGCGTTGATCCCGGCCAGTAAGCCCTGTCCGGCCGCTTCTTCGTAACCCGTCGTGCCATTTAATTGGCCGGCAAAGTACAAGCCTTCAACCTTGCGAGTTTCCATCGTAGGGAACAGTTGCGTTGGCGGTGCAAAGTCGTATTCGACGGCGTAACCGAATCGCATGATGTCGGCGTTTTCCAAGCCGGGGATTAATCGGATCATGCCGTCCTGAACGTCGCGCGGAAGGCTGGTCGAAATCCCGTTGCAGTAGTATTCCAGAGTGTTCCGGCCTTCTGGTTCCAGAAAAATCTGGTGCGATTGCTTTTCGGCGAAACGAACCACCTTGTCTTCAATGGACGGGCAGTATCGTGGACCGGTCGATTCGATCTGACCGGAATACATGGGAGACCGCGACAGGTTGGCTTTGATCAAATCGTGTACTGCGGGCGTCGTTTCTGTCAGGTGACAGGGGATTTGTTCCTGTTCGATCCGTTCAGTCATGTACGAAAACGGCTGAGGTATTTCGTCGCCCGGCTGTTCTTCGCATTTCGAAAAATCGATCGTGCGACCGTTGATACGAGCTGGAGTGCCGGTCTTGAATCGCTGGAGTTCGAAGCCGAGTTGCAGCAATTCGCCCGACATACCGTGAGCCGCTTTTTCGCCCGCTCGCCCACCTTCCGTTTGCGTTTCGCCCGTGTGCATGATCGCTTTCAGGAAGGTGCCGGTTGTCAGGATGACGGCCTTCGCAGAATACACGACGCCTCCGGCAGCTCGCACGCCGACCACTTTGCCGTCGGCCGTTTCCAGCCCTTCGATCAATTCCTGACGCAGACTCAGATTCGGCTGCTGCTCGACTCGCCACTTCATTTCGAACTGGTAGCCCTTTTTGTCCGCCTGAGCTCGCGGGCTGTGCATCGCCGGGCCTTTGCCGCTGTTCAGCATTCGAAACTGAATGCCGGTGGCGTCGATGACCTTTCCCATTTCGCCGCCCAAAGCGTCGATTTCACGGACAATCTGCCCCTTTGCGACGCCGCCAATCGCAGGATTGCAGCTCATTTGAGCCACCGTATCGCAGCTCATCGTCAGCAAGGCCGTCTTGGCGCCAAGTCGAGCCGCCGCCAGGGCAGCCTCCACTCCGGCATGGCCGGCACCGACGACAACAACGTCAAATTCGTAGGGGGAATTCATTAGGCAAACAGTTTTCGTAGTTCAGACGTTCAATCACTGCGGGCGGACAGGCCGTCCCATCGCGCAGAGTGAGATCATACGGATCTGCGAAATGAGTTACCGATGCGTAAGCCTGACTTTTCGCAGAACCCGCCTTCTTTTGCACCAACTTACCATTACCACGAAATCGTCGGTACGGTTTGGCCCGCGCGGTAGGTTTCTGCCTGCGGTTGCAGGACGCTCATCGCATTGGCCTGAGCGGTCGATCGCAGGTCGGCGGATCCGCCCCACGGAACGGGGGTTACCGTCAGGCCGTCGTCGGTCTGCTCCAGGCGACTCGGGAAATAAGTCGGGCGATCGCCTTTGACGGTGACATCTTCGGTCAGCCGCCCCAGCACGGTTTGAGGCATCGGGTTGGCGTGCCCGGCAAACTGCCTCATGGCCGCTCGCACGAACAGTTCAAAACACACCATGCTGCTGACCGGGTTGCCTGGCAAACCGAATACCCAGCAATGACGGTCAGCCGTTTTCAATTGGCCAAACCAAAGTGGTTTGCCGGGCTTCATCTGAATTTTGTGGAACACCTGCTCAACGCCCGCTGCCTGAAGTTCGGCGGGCACAAGGTCCAGCGTCCCGGCGGAGACGCCTCCTGACAACAGCAGAAAATCGCATTCCAGGCCCTGCTGAATTTTCGGTCGAAGGTCGTCCTGAGTGTCTCGGGCAACTCCGAGTGGGACCGGCGTTCCGTGGGCTCTTTGAATCTGGCTAACCAGCATCGGTTCATTGGAATTGCGAATCCGCCCCGGCGTAAGCGGCTGATCGATCGGCAGCAATTCGTCACCCGTCGCAAGAACGCTTATCGTCGGACGGCGGAAAGTTGGCACGTTTGCAACTCCGAATTCCGCCAGCACAGCAATGTGCTGAGGCTGCAGCAACGTCCCGGCCGCCATCAATGGCTCACCTGTCTTCGCCGCGGAACCCTGCCGCAGGACGTTTCGTTCCGCCGCAACATCGCCGCCGTTGACAACGACTGAGTCTGGCATAGCTTCGTCGAACTGAACACGTTCGATCGGTACAACGCAATCAGCGCCCAGTGGAATCGGAGCGCCCGTCATGATCCTCGCCGCATCGTCTTTCGCGGTATGGCTCGGAACGGTGCCAGCTGTGATCGTTTCCAGCACTCCCAGCGTTCGTTCAACGCCTTCTTCGAACGCGGCGCTGTTGACGGCGAAGCCATCCATCATCGCTTTATCGAAAGGCGGCGAATCGTGCGGCGTTTTTAGATCTTCCGCGAGCACAAGGTTAAGGCAGTCCTGCAACGGGACGGCAGCCGCAGGACCGGGCTGCACATGCTTAAGGATTTGTTGAAGAGCTTCGTCGACAGTGAGCATGATGAATGAGTGTATTGTTGAATAGGTGACGAACTGCGGCGCGGGAGCTTCAAATTCAAACAAGATCGAAGCCCGACGAAAGTGAACCGGACGCAAACGCACGCGGATGAAACACGCTTCATCGATGTCAGGTTTGGTTTGTCGTGGCTTACGCTTGACCTTCTGTGACTTTAACCACGCGGTCTGTGTCCGGGACGTTCACTTGCTGAGTTTCGCCGCCGGGCCATGTGATTTCTACCGACTTCACAGTGTCAAATTCTCCCAGCCCGAAGGTTAGAGGTAATTCGACCTGTGACTGGTAACTACATGTTGGCATCACAGTTCTGGTTAGCACGGTGTCGTCCGGCAACGTTACCTTCACGGTTGCACCGATGGCATCTCGGTTCGACGAAGTGCCTGTCAATTGAAATCGCAGCCAGTGATGGCCGGTGCTCTGATCATTTCGCAGAAGTCTGGGTTTGTTACCGGATGCGAACAATAAGAGGTCCACATCGCCATCACCGTCGATGTCCGCTCGCGTTGCCCCACGGCCCACCATCCGCTTCACAAATTCCGGTCCCAGAATGTCGTCCGGCACCACCATGAATTCGTTGTCGTACTCGCTGCCGCAATTCCACAAAACCTGAGGCGGTTGTTCGTAGTGTTGGCTGGACTGCACTTTTTGAATGTCGTCTTCCAGATGCCCGTTGCAGGCGAAGATGTCCAGCCGCGTGTCCAGGTCAAGGTCTGCAAACATCACGCCGAACGTCAATTCAACCCGCGTCACCGGGCCAATCCCGTTACTGACCGCTTCGTCACGAAACACGGGCAGCGGCAAACCAGGCGTTTGGCACACGTACAACGCCGTCATTTCGTTGGCAAAGTTGCCGATCGTGATGCCGACCGCATCGGTATTGCGAAAGTATCCAGCATCGATGCCCATCGCGCCGCGAGCTCCCCCGCTGTTGTCGAAGGCGATGCCGGACGTGGCCGCGTTTTCTGCGAATGAGCCGTTTGGTTGATTGATCAGCAGCAGATTTTGAACAGTATCGTTCGCGATGATCACGTCCAGGCGACCGTCGGCCGTTACGTCTGCGAAGGTCAGGCCGAGGGACTTGGCCAGCGGCTCGCCGGTATCAGCATTGGCAATCTGGATGCCCGCTTCCTGCGATACGTCGCTAAACTTGCCATCGCCGTCGTTGCGGTACAGCACCGGAAACGCGCCGCGAAAGTCGGTCGGACGTCCGTACGCTCGCAAGCTTCCATCAAGAGTGAACTCCATCGATCGGTCTTTTTCCGGCGACCACTCCAAATAGTTTGCCACCATCAAATCCAGATCGCCGTCGAGATCGTAGTCGAACCACCCGCAGCTCGTTCCCCACTGGTCGTCTGCCCCAGCAACACCGGCCTTTTCGGTCACGTCGACAAACTTTCCAGCTCCCTGGTTGTGGAACAGGCGATTCTTTCCCACAGCCGTGAAGTACAGATCGACTTTGCCATCGTTATCGAAATCGCCGCAGGCGACTCCGTTGCCGTAAAAGGAAACGTCCAGCCCAGAACCGGGCGTGACGTTTGTGAAGTTTCCTTTTCCGTCGTTTTCATACAACGCCTGAGTCGGTAACTCAGTTGGTTGAGGCGTCGTCCACGGCCAGACGGTGGAGTTCACGCAGACGATGTCCTGATCGCCGTCACCGTCGAAGTCGAAGAACGCTCCTCCGCCGCTCATCGTTTCCGGCAGCAGCTTTTCACCCGCCGCGCCGTTTTTGTGAACGAAGTCGATGCCGGCCGCCTGGGTAATGTCCGTAAATCGGATCTCAGGAATTTGCAGTTCCGGCAGTTCCCGTTCCTGTGGCAGAGCACTTTGTTCTTCTTTTTCGGGCGCAGCAATTTCTTCGGTCTGCTGCATCACGTAGGCGATCCCTGCCACGCTTGCCAACAGGGCCAGCACAACCACTGAGAACTTCATCGCCTTGCCGACGACGTCATCGTTTTCTGGTATATCGTTGCTCATTGAACCTTCAATTCGTAAATCACCAGCGGTTCCGCGGCCGCGTTGGCCGCCGGGTATTTCTTTCGAGCGATTCCGACCGCCTGGCCGCGAGCCGTGTCATCGGGCTTGTACTTGGTGTGCAAGCGGCGATGTTCGGCCGATAGTTCGGTGTCGCCAAGAAGGCTGTACAGCTGAGCGAGGTTGTGATGTGCGTCGACGTTTTCGCTGTCATCTTTCAGCGTCCGCCGAAATACCGCCACTGCTTCTTCCAGCCGACTTCGACGTTCATCCGCCCGCCGTTCGCCTCGAATATTTGTTGCCTGCGTGAAGATCGCCTGCCCCAGCAAATTGTTAACCACGTAGTCGCGGCTGAAATCGAAGCCGCGACGAACCGTATCCGCCGTGCGATAGTTCAACACCTGTCGGAAATTTTCTTCGGCCTGCTTGTGGTAGCCTTGCTGAGTGTTCAACACGCCGCTTAGCCACGCCAGCGTCCATGGTGGAGCCGCGGGATCGGTGTGTTCGGACGCTCGCTTCACGGCAGCGACGGCTTCATCCAGTTGGCCGTCGCCTGCTTCCTGCAGCAATACTCGAGCCAAATTCAGAGGCCCGTCATAGCGGCCCAGTTCTTCAACCTTCCGGAACGCTTCCGCCGCCTGTTTAAGTTCTGCCTTCCCTTTTAGCAGCATGCCGATGCCGTAATCGTTCCACCGCTGCCATTCCGGAAAGCCGTCGTCCGCTTCAGGAGTCGCTGCGACGTCCGCAACGCCCTGCACCGGAAATGTGACGTGGTCCTCAGCCAATACGGTGATTGGAAGTTCGTTACGGTACGGTTCCCCGTCGACGTGTCCACGGATCGGTTCCGCCTTCATTGCTGTTAGCGATTTGTCCACGATCTCCATGTACGTCGAATCGAACTTGCGATACAGCAACCGCACGGTGACATCGATCGGCGCGTTGACATCGTCTGGAACCTGAAGCGAATAGTGCACGGTCTGGCCCGCTCCGGGCGGAATCTGATGACTATACAGCGGCACAAAAATGTCTTGTGCGTTTCGGCGGTCGATGCGGTTGCCAAAGCGATCCAGCATGAATGTGTTCACGAAATGTGACCACGGATCGACGCTGTTGTCGTCATGCATTTGCCCGCTGACACCGACGATTCGATCGCCGGATTTCGCCGTCACTTCAAGCCAGATTTCGTTCGAATCCGACGTGCCCTGAGTGAAGTGATGCCCCATCTTTAGCGTGCGAATTACGGTTTCCAGCAGGTATCGTTCGCCCGGCTGCAGCGTTGGCACGTTGGCGCCGATGGGAGCCACCAGTTCGCCATCGATTGTGCCGCCTTTGCGAATTCCAAACAGATCGACTCGCATCACGCCGTTCAGGAAGTCCTGATGCGCCTTCACGATGTCTTCGCGATCACGCAGCCAGGCCATCGCGGTGTTGGCCGATGGGAACAGATGATTGTGAATTTTCAATTCCCCCGATTCGTCAAAGACCTGAGCACCAAAATCGTCCGACGCATGAGTCGGCATGTGGCATTCGTTGCAATTGTTTTGCGCTTCGGGCGGATAGTAAAAACTGCGAGCTCCATGCCCCGACACGCCGCTTAGCAACCAGCTGTCATGATGATTCTGCCCACGCAGCCATTCGCGGTAGTGGTTCAGTTCGTACGGCAGATTGACTTTGTGGCAACTGCTGCAGAATTCCGCCGACTTGTGAAGCGGCTTCAGAAACGTTTTCTTGTGAAACGATGGCTTCGCCTTCACCAGTTGATTGTTAACCCACTGCAGCAGTTCGTTGTCACTGTGAGCAAACGGGTAATGCTGAGGTTCCTCAATCGTGAAGTCAGCATTTCCTTCGCTGCTATTCACATGCGTGACCGCGTGACAAACGGTGCAGGTGATGCCTGACTGCGATGTCGGATGGTTGAGCATGTCGAAGTCAGGGTCATCGAACGCACCGCTGAAAAACGGCACGGGGTCGTGACAGCCGGCGCACCAGCGAGACGCCTTGACGCTGCCATCTCGTTTTAACGACAGCTCGCGAGTTTCTGCCACGCTGGCCAGATACATCGGGTTGTTAAACGAACTGAAACGATGAACGCTGTCGGACCATTCTTTATGAGAATCCTGATGGCACTTCAGGCAGTATTGGTTCATGTCCAGTGTCTTTGCCGGAATGAATTTGCCCGAAGACGTTCGCGCCAGCGAAGGTTTGAAATACTCAGTACCGGATTCCGGGCCGACGGCG
This DNA window, taken from Fuerstiella marisgermanici, encodes the following:
- a CDS encoding DUF1553 domain-containing protein, with product MPQFPRCRPFAVFAVVCVALLPGERVQAQVDFATQIKPLLSDRCFLCHGPDAENRQAGLRLDSEEGVKAPLESDGDLFAVVPGKPEASELVARITTNDADLKMPPADSGLLLSKSEQDLLTEWVKQGAEWKGHWAFEPIVSPPLPDVKNAEWCRNPIDRFIVAKQEAAGFAQNSMASKERLIRRATFDLTGLPPSVEEIDEFLADKSEGAFEHVVDRLLASENFGERMTADWLDAARYSDTYGYQVDRDRFVWPWRDWVVNAVNSNMTYDRFIVEQLAGDMLPNATREQKLATTFNRLHPQKVEGGSVPEEFRVEYVADRAQTVATAFMGLTFECARCHDHKYDPISQREYFQLYSFFNNIDEAGLYSFFTSSVPTPTLRLPTDDQSKQLADASSKVAAAEQALQQRWEQLQQPDVQSQLLKSVAMSPPSLESLGQVASFDFDSGNYGANKLVDSPRGKAVKLTGDHAVHVKVGNFARWQPFTVATWLKVPQKFERSVVFHRSRAWTDAASRGYELLIEDGKLSAALIHFWPGNAIRIVAKNELPINEWVHVAITYDGSSKAAGLEIWVNGQAIETEVVRDKLYKNITGGGGDNINIGERFRDKGFAKGQVDDFKVFDRELTALEVQHLFTGQAASEALSAAVDSATPAEPELVRFAMAVSDPVYKGRLNNLQSAREAFAKLQDSVQEIMAMNELPTPRQAYVLTRGAYDAHGDPVSSDVPAALPPRRENMPPNRLGLARWLTSDEHPLTARVAVNRFWQACFGNGLVRTPEDFGSQGMAPTHPELLDWLADDFRRHGWDVKRLLKQMLMSATYQQSSDVDAEQHRKDPENLLLSHAPVYRLTAEMLRDNALASSGLLKNQLGGAPVRPYELAASFKPSTPDKGAGLYRRSLYTYWKRTAPAPMMMTLDANKREVCRVKRERTASPLQSLVVMNGPQFVEAARALADTLMQKHDDDNNAILTDMFRRLTSRQPSDHERDVLLQLQKSQQAHFANNAEEADKYLSVGDAKPTSIDKARLAAWASVANTLYAFDECMMKR
- a CDS encoding DUF1501 domain-containing protein, translated to MNNLSTNLCTGFANGRSMSRRDVLQNFGMGLGGIALADMLTSQAGGSETATNVQLPRKAKRVIYLFQSGGPSQMDLYDYKPLLNQKQGEELPEEVRKGQRLTGMSGNQSSLPLVGSPFKFEQHGDSGAWFSDRLPHLAEIADDLCFVKSMHTPAINHGPGVTFMQTGSQFPGRPSMGAWLDYGLGTENNNLPSFVVMVTKDKGGQPLVSRLWGSGFLPSRHQGVRFRAGDEPVLYVNNPAGLSSGSKRRMLDALNELHTAQTANRVDPVLETEIAQHELAFRMQTSIPQVTDVSSEPDHIFKMYGDDAKTPGTFAANCLLARRLCEQGVRFIQLYHPGWDQHGGLPGGISNQCKQTDQASAALVMDLKHRGLLDDTLVFWGGEFGRTNYCQGHLSKNFGRDHHPRCFTMWFAGGGIRPGTTYGETDDWCYNVATNPVSVHDLHATLLHLLGIDHKKLTYRYQGRRFRLTDVHGEVIEDVLA
- a CDS encoding sensor histidine kinase, with protein sequence MSANNRSSFTGPDDSDQEDWDLEILQALVSPSTAEDAALACAAAWMNFVGADRVSVAVFDSTTSCIVAHGQREDSHLTIYVGRETAGFAMLMRPERLYSKGGPCSIEDPNLILCWPEHFSVVLVNVDEATVDEERIELIQDLSRKLLSRWTTPITSFANPEHMEAMAEFAAGAGHEINNPLGSIIGQTQLLLKREDRADHRQALETIGAQAWRIRDMIGDTMLFARPPQPEFSQCGLVGITKKIVSNLNATFGRIITVTASHEDILAFGDQAQLSTLIAHLIRNACEAVQNLEGGGHVTVEIRREASYAASVSVTDNGPEIPVEIRRHLFDPFYSGRQAGRGLGFGLCHCWQIVRMHNGILTQETLDTGNRFIAVLPIDTEANSAKPS
- a CDS encoding response regulator; this translates as MKTVFTTGEAAKICKVSQQTIIRCFDSGQLKGFRVPGSRFRRIPRDILYKFMKDNGIPTDALESGKRKALIVDDDEELVELIVDALEADGRFETRMANNGFDAGMMVKEYHPDIIVLDVMLPDINGKEVCQRVRSDSALDDVRIICISGMVEQDKIQDLKDSGADHFMQKPFEVDALIERICRLLDIEQLTA
- the mnmG gene encoding tRNA uridine-5-carboxymethylaminomethyl(34) synthesis enzyme MnmG; the encoded protein is MNSPYEFDVVVVGAGHAGVEAALAAARLGAKTALLTMSCDTVAQMSCNPAIGGVAKGQIVREIDALGGEMGKVIDATGIQFRMLNSGKGPAMHSPRAQADKKGYQFEMKWRVEQQPNLSLRQELIEGLETADGKVVGVRAAGGVVYSAKAVILTTGTFLKAIMHTGETQTEGGRAGEKAAHGMSGELLQLGFELQRFKTGTPARINGRTIDFSKCEEQPGDEIPQPFSYMTERIEQEQIPCHLTETTPAVHDLIKANLSRSPMYSGQIESTGPRYCPSIEDKVVRFAEKQSHQIFLEPEGRNTLEYYCNGISTSLPRDVQDGMIRLIPGLENADIMRFGYAVEYDFAPPTQLFPTMETRKVEGLYFAGQLNGTTGYEEAAGQGLLAGINAALKIRDGSEFVLDRNQAYLGVLIDDLVTKGVDEPYRMFTSRAEYRMLLRQDNADRRLTPLGIELGTVDETRKQAFLTYEAEVQRALAAVETLRYRGKSLSEWLRRPETTWHTLEEYCPQLAEMGLPERCTQHAEIEVKYAGYIRRQEGEIAKLQKVDSIRIPDSFQFTGVPQLRHEAREKLSKISPSTVGQASRVSGITPADIAVLMMYLKNSDPSDRATSVSP